TTCTGCTTTGCACTCACCCGAAACGGCGATCGTCGACTACGCAGCTATCACCGAAGCGCTCGCCGACGACGTCCGCGCCGCCGGCGGGACCATCCGCCTTGGGACGGAGGTGACGTCGCTGGAACAGCAGGGGAGCGGCGTGGTGGTGGCCACGAAAGACGGCACCGAACACTATGACCTGGTGGTTACGTGCGCAGGCCTTCAATCCGACCGCCTCGCCAAAGCAACCGGAGAGCCCCCGACTCCGCGGATTGTGCCTTTCTTCGGACAATACTTCCTTCTGGGGCGCGAAGCCAAGGAGCACGTGAAGGGCCTGATTTATCCGGTGCCGGACCCGAAGCATCCTTTCCTCGGCGTGCACCTGACCAAACGCATAGACGGCGAAATGATGCTGGGCCCCAATGCGTTTATCTCCTTTGGGCGTGAATCCTACGCTTGGAAAAACGTCAATCTCCGCGACGTCCTTGATTACACGCTCTTTCCCGGATTCTGGAATTTTGCCCGGCACAATGTGCCGTCTGCTGCCCGGGAATTCCAGACCGTCATCAGCAAGAAAAAGTTCATCCGTGAAGCAATGCGATTCGTGCCCTCGCTCGAGGGTGCCAGCGTCCTGCCGGGTACGCGCGGAGTACGCGCCCAGGCCATGAACGGAGACGGTTCGCTGGTGGACGACTTTGTGATTGCACGACGCCGGGACACGGTGATGGTGCGCAACGCACCTTCGCCGGGGGCGACGTCGTCGATGGCCATTGCGGAGTACATCGTTGAGCAGGCACTGGCGGACTGAACACAGCAGGGCCTGACAGTTAACAAGCCCGTGACGTACCTGAAACCGCCCCGGACCACGCGGCGGATAGCGTGGCCGCATGATCGCATCGACTCTTGGAGGCTGGGCCGCCACCGTGCTCGCCAAGCTGGGCTCCGTGATTGAAGCCGCTTACGAGATGGACTGCGCTGGGCCGGACTCGGGGAACCCCGGATCCGGCGCCGCGGATCTGACGTGGTTGCCGGCACTCAGCGGGGTGACCGTTGCAGGTTCGCAAGCCATTCAGTCCCACGCTTCAAGGCCGGGTATATAACCCTCGGACGTGTCGGAAAGCCTAAGAATGTTGCGTTGGGCACAGTTTTCGTAAATCGCGGGTGCCATGCCCTAAACTGCATCACTGAGGTGCCGGAATAGGCACTATGCAGCAACGAAAGCGAACACTCAATGGCTACTGATTACGACGCCCCGCGCAAGACAGAAGAAGAGTCTCCCGCTGAATCGCTTGAGGCCCTCCAGGCATCCCGTGGCGGCGGTGCACAGACCGCGGTCATCGACGTTGAAGACATCGACACCGCCGAAGGAATCGACCTTCCCGGCGCTGACCTTTCGGGCGAAGAGCTGACCGTCATTGTGGTCCCTGAGCAGTCCGACGAATTCACCTGTGGTTCCTGTTTCCTGGTCCGCCACCGGTCGCAGGTGGCTTTGGAAAAGAACGGTTTGAAGTACTGCAAGGACTGCGAAGGCTAGGTAACGCCGGGGTCTCGTTATCTTCGATCACGAACAAAGGTATGGAGACCCCATTTTCGGCCCTTGAACACCGCCTGCAGTGCCCCGCCATGACCCTCCCGTAACCGAGCGGCGCACCCTTTAACGGTTGCGTGCCGAAGCGGCCACAACCCGCCCCAAGCCCCTCCCGGCCTCCTAATGTTGAAGTATCAACGTAGCCTGAAGGGGGCACAAAAAATGAGGAAATTGGGAGCGGGTTTGGCGGCCGTGGTGGCAACAGCCGGACTCGGTCTGGTGGCGCCGGGACCAGCCTCGGCAGCCACATATTGCGGTATCTCATGGGGTTCACTGGCTAAGGCCGATTCCGATATGAGCGCCGCCAACGTCACAGGCGTCCGCACCGGCCAGCAGCCGTGCTTCGACCGCCTGGTGATCGATATGGCCGGGAAGGTTGCCGGCTACTCCGTGCAGTATGTTCCGGTGGTGACCCAGGACCCCACCGGCTTCCCCATCCCGGTGCTGGGGGACGCGGACCTGCAGGTGGTTGTGACGGCGCCGTCGTACAACCAGGGCGGCCAGCCCACCTATGAACCCGCGGCCAAGGCGGAACTGTCCAACGTTTCCGGTTACCAGACGTTCCGGCAGGTGGTCTTCGCGGGCAGCTTCGAAGGAACCACCAGCATTGGGCTGGGTGTCCGTGCCCGGCTTCCGTTCAGGGTTCTCACCTTGGACGGGCCCGACGGCGGGTCCCGACTGGTAGTGGACGTCGCCCACCACTGGTGATCGGGACGGCTGCGGCTCGCCAAAACGCGGGAAAGCGGCCAGTTCGCGGGAAACTTCCCTGCGAGCTGGCCGCTTTCCCACGAACTCGGCGGAACGCGAGCCTGGGGGACCGGCTACTCCGGCACTACCAGGGCCGGAGTGTCCTTCCGGATGGTCTCGCCACGGAAGAATCCGGGACGCATGCGGGCCTGAATCAGCATGACCACGCCACCCAGGGCCAGGATCCCGATGCCAAGCACGAACACGAGCCCCACACCGAAGATCTCCGAACCACTGCCGAACTCCGGATCCCAGCTGTCCACTGCGGTCTGGATGAACACCACGAACAGGCCCAGGCCACCCAGCAACGGGCAAACGAGCCGGAGGAAGAAGTTCCGGGCGCTGGAGAAGACGCTGTTGCGGAAGTACCAAACACAAGCGATCGCGGTGAGCCCGTAGTAGAAACAGATCATCAGGCCGAGGGCCAGGATGGTGTCGTTAAGGACGTTCTCGCTGATCACGTGCATCACCGCGTAGAACCCCGCGGACAGGACGCCCGCAGCAACGGTGGCGAAGCCCGGCGTCGAAAACTTCTTGCTCATGTGGCTGAACCGCCCAGGCAGGGCGCCGTAGTGCGCCATGGCAAGCAGGCTGCGGGACGGCGACGTAAACGTGGACTGCAGGGAGGCCGCGGAGGAGGACAGCACCGCGAGGGACATGAGGATGGCGAACGGACCCATGACCGGGGAGGCCAGTGCGGTGAAGACGTTTGCATGGTTCTCGGCGTTGTTCAGGCCGATTCCCGTGTCTCCTACGCCGGCGAACATCATGGTGGCGATGGTGACCAGCAGGTAGATGCCCAGGACGATGACAGCGGTGAGCGTGCCTGCGAGTCCGGCTGTCTTCTTGCCGTTGGCCGTTTCCTCGTTGACCGTGAGGCAGACATCCCAGCCCCAGTAGACGAAGATCGACAACGAGATGCCGGCCGCAATTTGGCCGAAGGTTTCTACCTTGGTCACGTCGAACCAGTCCCAGCTGAACGGGATTGCGGTCTCGGAGGTGGACCAGTTGGCAAACGCCATGGCGACGAACAGGCCAAGGACCAGCAGCTGGAACCCGACCAGGCCGTACTGCACGATCTTGGTGGTGTGCAGGCCGCGGTAGCTGATCCAGACGGCCAATGCCACGAAGACGAAGCAGGTGACCACGTTCAGGAGCTTGTTCGAGGCCAGGTCCGCAAGCTCGGGTGAGCCCGTGGCCTGGGCCAGGAACAGGTAGAAGAAGTCCACCGCGACGCCTGCCAGGTTGGACAGGACGATGATGTTCGCTGCGAGCAGGCCCCAGCCACCCATCCAGCCAACCCACGGGCCGAAGGCCTTGGTGACCCAGGTGAACGTGGTACCGCTGTCCGGGGAGTCAGCGTTGAGCTCCCGGTAAGCGAGCGACACCAGGATCATGGGAATGAACCCGATCAGGAAAATGACGGGCAACTGGAGCCCGACTTCGTTGACGGTCGGTCCGAGCGCACCCGTCAGGGTGTACGCCGGGGCGATGGTTGAAATGCCAAGAACGACGACGGCGAGGAGCCCCAACTGCCCCGTCTTCAGTCCCTTGCCGCTGATGTCGTGCGACTCTGCAGCGTCAGCGGTGCTTTTGGAAGCACCGGTGCGGATTGTCTGGCTCATGTGAGGCCCTTTCTAGATGGCCGTAGGTTGCTGCTGCGTGATGCAGTGGATCCCGCCGCCGCGGGCGAACAACTCGCGCGCGTCAACGCTGACAACGCGGCGTCCGGGGTAGGCGTCGGCGAGGATGCGGAGTGCTTTCTCGTCCATGGGGTCGTTGAAACTGCAGGCAATGACGCCGCCGTTGACCACGAGGTGGTTGATGTAGCTGTAGTCCACGTACCCTTCGTCGTCGGTAAGGGTTTCGGGGGCGGGAACTTCGATGATGTTCCACTCCCGGCCTGCTGCGTCATGGGTGGTGCGCAGGAAGTCGATGATTTCGCGGGAAACCTTGTAGTCCGGGTGCTCGGGATTCTGCTGCGAATGGACCAGCAGGGTGCCCGGGCTCGGAATGGCCGCCACGATGTCCACGTGACCGCGGGTGCCGAATTTCTCGGAGTCGCGGGTCAGTCCGCGGGGCAGCCAGACCACGTGGGTGGCGCCGATGGTGCGGGCGAGTTCCTCCTCGATGTCCGCTTTGGTCAACCCTGGGTTCCGGCCCTGGTCCAGCTGCACGGTCTCGGTGACCAGGACAGTACCTTCACCGTCCACCTGGATGCCGCCGCCTTCGTTGACGATTCCGGACGGAATGTGAAGGGCGTTGGCGCGCTGGCTCACGTCAGCTGCGACCAGCGAGTCCTTGTCCCACTCGGCCCAGTCCTGGCCGCCCCAGCCGTTGAAGATCCAGTCCACGGCTCCGAGCTGCTTGTTCGCATCGAGCACGAACGACGGCCCGATGTCCCGCATCCAGGCATCGTTCAGTTCGGCGGTCAGCACCTCGACGCGAGGGTCGAGGTAGCGCGCGGCCGTTTCGACGTCGTCGGGCGCTACCACCATGGTGACCGGTTCGAACTCGAGGATGGCGTTGGCGACGGCAGCCCAAGTGGAGCGCGCAGCGTGTGCTTCTTCCTCGGTGTCGCCCAGGGCGTAACCGCCGGTGGGGAAGGCCATCCACACGCGATCCTGGGGAGCCGTTTCGGACGGCATGCGCCAGGCGCTCATGCGGAAACTGCCTGGGGCTGGGCGCCGAGGGGAGCGTCCGGGTTCACGGGTTCCGTGAGGCGGCCGTAGGTTTCCGGGCGGCGGGTGGCCAGGAACGGGAACAGCGTGAGCCAATCCTTGCGCTGGTCGAGGTCCAGGTCGGCCACCAGGACCGCCGATTCGTCGCGGGGTGCCTGTGCCAGGATGCGCCCGTACGGGTCGGAGATGAAGGAGGAGCCGTAGAAGTTCAAGGTCCCTTCATTGCCGTAACGGTTGGGCGCGATCATGAACAGACCGTTGGCGATGCCGTTGCCCACGATGACCTGCTGCCAGAGCGGCTGGGTGTCGAAGTCGGGGTGGTCCGGCTCGGAGCCGATAGCGGTGGGGTAGACCAGGATTTCGGCACCACCCAAGGAATAGACGCGGGCAAGTTCGGGGAACCATTCGTCCCAGCACGTGGGCATGCCCAGCCGTGCGCCACCCAGTTCTGCGGGAGCGTGGACCGCGTAGGCGTCGTCGGCTTCGGGGCCTTTACGGAAGAACTTGTCCTCGTAGTAGCCGGCCGTTACGGGGATGTGCAGCTTGTGGGTGCGTGCCACGAGCTCACCTGCGGGTGAGACCAGGATGGCGGTGTTAAGGCCCAGTCCGTCGTCGCTCCCGTCCGGATTTTCTGCCCGCTGGTACAGGGACGCATGGACGGACACGCCGTACTTCCTGGCTGCTTCGGCGGCAAACGTGAAGGTAGGGCCGGTGAGCAGGTCCTCGGTGATGTCTGACGGGCGGACACCCGCGGCCGGGTTGTTCTCCGGCTTCGTGTCCGCCGGGTAGCGGGAGAGGGTGAGTTCGGGCAGGAACACAACCGTTGCTCCCAGCTTCGCCGCGCGCTCGATGCCCTCGTTGAGTTCGGCGCGCAGGGCAGCTGGATCGGCATGCCAGCGGTGCTGGACGACGCCGACCCGCAGCGGGGTGCGGGTGGAAGGTTCGGTGCGGGCCAGGGAAGTGGGGGCTTCGAGGCAGGTAATTTCAATCATGGTGGCATGTACTCCGGTGAGACGACAGTCACTAAATGAATAGCGTTCATTTAGTATGGCCTGTGTCACGGCCCGACGCAAGGCCCCCAATGAATGCCGTTCATATGTGACCTGCCGGCAGCCCGGGCCGGGTCACCCGCCGAGGTTGGGCAGGGTTAGGATTTCCGCTCCGTCAGCGGTGATGGCGATGGTGTGTTCGCTGTGGGCGGTGCGGCAGCCGGTTACGCTGCGCAGGGTCCATCCATCGGCGTCGGTGACAAGCTGCGCGGTGTCCGCCATGACCCACGGCTCAAGCGCCAGCAGCAGGCCGGGGCGCAGTTTGTATCCGCGCCCGGGGCGGCCCATGTTGGGTACGTGCGGGTCCTGGTGCATGGTGGATCCGATGCCGTGCCCGCCAAATTCGACGTTGACCGGGTACCCGGCGTCGGTGAGAACGGAGCCGATGGCGTAGGAGAGGTCGCCGATCCGGGCCCCCGGGCGGGCCGCGGCAATCCCGGCACGCAGGGCGCGCTCGGTCACTTCAATCATCGCCACGCTTTCGGCGGGCTTCGAGTCGCCCACGATGAAGCTGATCGCGGAGTCTGCTGCAATACCCCGCAGGGAAACCGCGAGGTCCAGGGTCAACAGGTCGCCGTTGGCAAGGGCGTAGTCGTGGGGCTTTCCATGGAGGACGGCGTCGTTGACGCCGGTGCAGATGTAGTGCCCGAAGGGTCCCCGGCCAAAGGACGGTGCGTAGTCGACGTAGCAGGATTGCGCGCCCGCTTCGAGGATCATTTCCTTGGCCCACTGGTTGATCTCCAGGAGGTTCGTGCCCACTGTGCACCGGTCCTTGAGTGTGTACAGGATGTTGGCGACCAGGGTGCCGGAGTCCTTTGCTCGGAGCAGTTCGGTGGGGGTCAGGATCTCGATCATGGAGGACCTTTCGCGGGGATTACCAATAACTATCCCGGCCATATTATCCCGGTATTAGAATTGGAGCCATGGTCAGGCTGCCCCTCACACCCGCAGAGGCCGAGCGCGGACAGCGTCTCGGCGCCCTTTTGCGACGCGCAAGGGGAGGGAGGTCCATGCTCGAAACCGCCTTGGATGCCAGGGTCTCCCCTGAAACCCTCCGGAAGATCGAATCCGGAAGGGTAGCT
This Paenarthrobacter sp. GOM3 DNA region includes the following protein-coding sequences:
- the lhgO gene encoding L-2-hydroxyglutarate oxidase, whose product is MSTRSIKRAAVVGGGIIGVAVARELAKTLDDVQVTVYEKEDRLAAHQTGHNSGVVHAGLYYEPGGLKGRLCRRGVQLLQEFCAAKGLPYEACGKLVIAQTPEEQKRLDNIFARATANGVPGARMLRGDQIPEVEPNAVGLSALHSPETAIVDYAAITEALADDVRAAGGTIRLGTEVTSLEQQGSGVVVATKDGTEHYDLVVTCAGLQSDRLAKATGEPPTPRIVPFFGQYFLLGREAKEHVKGLIYPVPDPKHPFLGVHLTKRIDGEMMLGPNAFISFGRESYAWKNVNLRDVLDYTLFPGFWNFARHNVPSAAREFQTVISKKKFIREAMRFVPSLEGASVLPGTRGVRAQAMNGDGSLVDDFVIARRRDTVMVRNAPSPGATSSMAIAEYIVEQALAD
- a CDS encoding DUF4193 domain-containing protein, translating into MATDYDAPRKTEEESPAESLEALQASRGGGAQTAVIDVEDIDTAEGIDLPGADLSGEELTVIVVPEQSDEFTCGSCFLVRHRSQVALEKNGLKYCKDCEG
- a CDS encoding AMIN-like domain-containing (lipo)protein; translation: MRKLGAGLAAVVATAGLGLVAPGPASAATYCGISWGSLAKADSDMSAANVTGVRTGQQPCFDRLVIDMAGKVAGYSVQYVPVVTQDPTGFPIPVLGDADLQVVVTAPSYNQGGQPTYEPAAKAELSNVSGYQTFRQVVFAGSFEGTTSIGLGVRARLPFRVLTLDGPDGGSRLVVDVAHHW
- a CDS encoding APC family permease, producing the protein MSQTIRTGASKSTADAAESHDISGKGLKTGQLGLLAVVVLGISTIAPAYTLTGALGPTVNEVGLQLPVIFLIGFIPMILVSLAYRELNADSPDSGTTFTWVTKAFGPWVGWMGGWGLLAANIIVLSNLAGVAVDFFYLFLAQATGSPELADLASNKLLNVVTCFVFVALAVWISYRGLHTTKIVQYGLVGFQLLVLGLFVAMAFANWSTSETAIPFSWDWFDVTKVETFGQIAAGISLSIFVYWGWDVCLTVNEETANGKKTAGLAGTLTAVIVLGIYLLVTIATMMFAGVGDTGIGLNNAENHANVFTALASPVMGPFAILMSLAVLSSSAASLQSTFTSPSRSLLAMAHYGALPGRFSHMSKKFSTPGFATVAAGVLSAGFYAVMHVISENVLNDTILALGLMICFYYGLTAIACVWYFRNSVFSSARNFFLRLVCPLLGGLGLFVVFIQTAVDSWDPEFGSGSEIFGVGLVFVLGIGILALGGVVMLIQARMRPGFFRGETIRKDTPALVVPE
- a CDS encoding agmatine deiminase family protein, giving the protein MSAWRMPSETAPQDRVWMAFPTGGYALGDTEEEAHAARSTWAAVANAILEFEPVTMVVAPDDVETAARYLDPRVEVLTAELNDAWMRDIGPSFVLDANKQLGAVDWIFNGWGGQDWAEWDKDSLVAADVSQRANALHIPSGIVNEGGGIQVDGEGTVLVTETVQLDQGRNPGLTKADIEEELARTIGATHVVWLPRGLTRDSEKFGTRGHVDIVAAIPSPGTLLVHSQQNPEHPDYKVSREIIDFLRTTHDAAGREWNIIEVPAPETLTDDEGYVDYSYINHLVVNGGVIACSFNDPMDEKALRILADAYPGRRVVSVDARELFARGGGIHCITQQQPTAI
- a CDS encoding nitrilase-related carbon-nitrogen hydrolase; protein product: MIEITCLEAPTSLARTEPSTRTPLRVGVVQHRWHADPAALRAELNEGIERAAKLGATVVFLPELTLSRYPADTKPENNPAAGVRPSDITEDLLTGPTFTFAAEAARKYGVSVHASLYQRAENPDGSDDGLGLNTAILVSPAGELVARTHKLHIPVTAGYYEDKFFRKGPEADDAYAVHAPAELGGARLGMPTCWDEWFPELARVYSLGGAEILVYPTAIGSEPDHPDFDTQPLWQQVIVGNGIANGLFMIAPNRYGNEGTLNFYGSSFISDPYGRILAQAPRDESAVLVADLDLDQRKDWLTLFPFLATRRPETYGRLTEPVNPDAPLGAQPQAVSA
- the map gene encoding type I methionyl aminopeptidase; translation: MIEILTPTELLRAKDSGTLVANILYTLKDRCTVGTNLLEINQWAKEMILEAGAQSCYVDYAPSFGRGPFGHYICTGVNDAVLHGKPHDYALANGDLLTLDLAVSLRGIAADSAISFIVGDSKPAESVAMIEVTERALRAGIAAARPGARIGDLSYAIGSVLTDAGYPVNVEFGGHGIGSTMHQDPHVPNMGRPGRGYKLRPGLLLALEPWVMADTAQLVTDADGWTLRSVTGCRTAHSEHTIAITADGAEILTLPNLGG
- a CDS encoding helix-turn-helix domain-containing protein; this translates as MVRLPLTPAEAERGQRLGALLRRARGGRSMLETALDARVSPETLRKIESGRVATPAFPTVAAIADVLGLSLDEVWAEINQPEPGTARRSEREQLAS